The nucleotide window caataattaactcttccatttttatttttttttaatgtgctAGTTATGatcttttttgaatattatttatttttgttgtcttaaatattttttgaaacattttaaattgGATCAACTTTTTCCTACtgatttttgtatgaaaattaatgaactaAATTGAAAAGTTGTAGGTTATCATATAATAAATCTTAAAATTAATTCTCTCTGTAATTTTTCATACTAATTTGCTATTTTGTATCATTAACATTGCAAACTGTTTTCGCATATTTCAATATGTGTCTCtaattatttttgcttatttcaATGTGTTGCagactattaaaaaaaatatttttccccgagttaattttaaataatattttttaaaatatagtgGTCGATCTGGAGATTTATAAATCGCCGTTttgtattttagaaataaatgtaCCTATACCACCAGGTTATTGGAGAATGGGTGACAAGCATCCAAAAGCCAAATGTCTGTTATTAAGATTTGCTTTTAAGACTGACAAAAAACCATATGGAATAGAAACTTTTGccaaatattacaaaaaacttGGTATGACAAAAGCACAAATAGATAAAAGAAGAGAGCCTGGAGGTATATTTGACAGAAACAAAGATCTACCTAAAGATAAAAATCCTTGGGGTAGTTTAGCTAAAAATTGGGATCAAGATGTTAATCTTAGAGAAACTATACCTAATTCCGGAGAAGTTGtggaaattaaaaattccaGTTTAGCAACTAGGTTGGGAGTTAAAGAAAAGGTGGCATCAGATAATGAAATAGAAGTAGTTGAAGCAGAAACTACgataaaaaaaccaaaaggTAATTTATacttattacattatttacatGAATCTTTGTtaacttatttttatcaaattaattatcatttttaaggCAGATCGATGAGAATGCGAATGTATGCTGATGAAGAAGAGGaacgaataaaaaatagaaaagcaattcaaaaaattaaaaaacaaaccgaGAAACTTACCACAGAACCAAAAGATTTGAGAGCAATTTTAAGTATGAATAACTACAGTCAAcctattgaaattattgatttggtTCAAGATGATCTCggtaaaaaactgaaaaataggTTAGTTTTTAGAGATTATTACTTTTgctatagatatttttttattccatggTTGTGTGTTCTTTTGTTAGAATGCATTGCCTATATTGGACCCCAAAATCTGCTATATTCCATATTTCTTGTTCCTCTTCAATTCCCATTCCTTATGTGTGTTATTTTCCATTCTGTGTTCTTCCTTTAATATTTGAACTTAACCATATAACTattttataaagtaaatattgTATTGTTAAGAATATTTACTTTTAGATCTCGACAAATGGTTGTTTCCATTGAAAGAGATCCCTGGGAAATCCACCacgaaagaaaagaaaatattaggtCAGATATCAGGTCAGTGTTGAATAAGAGAAGAGAAAGGTCACCGATTGTTGAAAGAAGACCTGTAAGGTAATTAATTTGATCAGgaacttttgttttgttcaGAAAGTACTACTTCAAGTTTGAGTTACTTAAAAATTCCATACTCTACACATTTATAAAGGGTATTATATACACTGCGAcctaaaggatctattgtgtccccttttCTTGCCGAGGCACTAGACATGCTCATTGTTTACCACTTAATATTATTTCCAATTCGTTTATAAATTTTAGGATGTAGAATGACTTCAGCTGCCAGCTGGAGCTCAAGGGAATGTAGACAGAGATGTCATCCTCTACATAGCATAATCTGCACGTTGCTTTATCTGCTAAACCATTTTCAAATGTCCAGTTAGGCGGTAATGCCCTGACAAGTCTTGTTAATATTCGTCGATTGTTCTTCTTAAGTTGATACACTCAAAagatcttctttggttatagGTTCCCAGGAGTATTTTGCCGGTCTAAATCCCTGTAGATTCTTCCAGTAACAGATTTTTTCCCTATCTACCTCCCTCTAAAACAATAAGAAAGGTTTTGAATTGTGTGGACAGTTGCCTGGACATATAATGGGAATTAACCAAAGAAGAATACCTATGAAAATAAAGGAGGTAGATGAAAAAGTAGAAAGCAACGGAAAAGACACTAGATTTACCAGACTGAGTAAATAAGTCAAAACAAAGGGAAAATGGTATGGAATTACTTGCTGGGAGTAGAAAAAGATATCTGAAAGACATAAGGAGAAaccaagaaaaacaaatattgtgtGAATGTATTGTTTGATTCACTTTTGCAGAATATAAAGTCCATCTAAGAGATGCTACAGAAAATGACACTCTTGTCGATGTAGCTTTGgagtttctttttaatttattgtaaacattaattttaatagtttattttgATCCTGTAAATGAGTTGAGGTGTCATTAATGTTGATATTCTACACATTACTTCTCACTACATTAAATTGATCTCAACTGGAAGGCgattaatagtttattttaCATTAGGTATAGAGATAGGAGTCCAATCCGAATGTATGAATCTCCCTTACGAAGAAGATCGCCAGTTAACAGAAGACATAGGTCGCCAGAACGTACAGTTAGGTATAATAGATATGCTCGATACCTGCATGAAGGCCATGGTTCAGATGATGATTCTAGAAGAACATCAAAACCCAAAAGTAAAGTAGCAGTCGttataaaaaaacagaagaagcCAACGGTTGCTTCGACGATTTGGTCGAGAGTACATGAAAGTGAAAGTGAAGAAAGTTCGAGCGGTAGTGAAGAAACatctaaatcggaatctgaAGAAGAGAGTAGTAGTTCTAGCGAGGAGAGGTATGTATTATCTAGAATTGAAGTAACTAAATAGTGAAGATGTTGATTatgaaaatgtttcttttttagtCAATCAGAATCTGAAAGTGAGTCTTCATCTTCAGAAGAAACATCTGTGGGAATTCGAAGGCCAGGTTTTGAATACAACGGCATGAAAATGAATCCAAGTCGTTTAAAAATAACCATGTCGAATGATAGGTACAAACGATAATACTAGAAGTATGCATGTGTGTTGTACATATGTAAATTAATCTCATATCTATAGtgtgaattaaaaaattggtgTAATttaatgaagtaattgatagaacagtacaagttttttttattttattatagatttAAGTATAATTAATcaggtttttataaaaataatttttatactattaAATTTACTTTTACAATCCAATCACATCGTGATTCATTCAAAACAATTATAGTTTTGAAATGGTGTTTATAATTTCAGTCAAATTAGTTAATTTGGAACCATATTctgattttgtttttcatcagAAGAGTGTAGGAGATTAGAAGATCTAAAAATAGATGGTAAAACTTTCAAAGGTGTAAAAAGCTTTAAATATCCCtgggaaaatataaataaccaAGCCCTGCCATTCAAGACAGAATACAAAGTGTTAATAGAGCTTATTTTACGAACCTGAACCTCCtgaaaaataaactaataacaAAAAGAACGAAGTTAAAAATCTATAAGACTCTAATAAGAACAATCATAACTTATGGTAGTGAATGTTGGGTGATGACACAAAAAGACCAAGATTgagaatatttgagaaaaaaattatcatactATATGGAGGAACTAGAATGAACGGAGAATTTGATATAATAGAGAAATCTTTGAAATACTAAGCAATGAAAACATAGTCAGATTCATTTAAGCCCAAAGGCTAAGATAGTTTGGTCACTTCCAAAGAATGAAGGATAAACAGATGCATAAGAGAATCATGATGTCATATACAACATTAGAAGAGGGAGACTCCATATTAGACTAAGTGATAAAGTTCACGAACAATAAATTTAAGAGTATGAGGAATGTTGGTGAAGAAGAGACCAGTTTGGAGGCGAATGATCAAGGAGTCAAGGCTCACATCGAACTGTAGCGCTATTTAGTAAGGTGTAAGTAAACCATCTGAAGATTTTAGTTTTCAGTTAAGTTCAGAATTAAGAATTACTTATACAAATCCACAATAAAGCAAAATATCTGTTCACTGTTCAACGTTCACACCATTCCAGTCAATTGGATTGATTAATGGAATGGTAAATTTCAATGCAGCTTTATTCTATTCTAGTAGTATTTCAGTACTGGATTGGAATAATGTGAACCATGTGTctccacaaaaaaaatataaaaaattctctCCCTATGTGTTTAATAATGTTGACATTCAAACTTTTATTGATCTAGGGAAGATTCATTTTCTTAGATTTTCTTCCCAGCTTTTTATAGTTCTCGGATCATTTGTGTTTTagtcaatttataatttgactaaaaattccaaaaagggccatttaaaaaataaatgcattaaGTTACTAACATTtacttctaatttaaaaaagaaaacaacctACACATTGTGCCACAAATATTTGATCTATATacaattcttaaaataaatacattctgaagtaaaaagaaaaaagtttaatcACGTTTCCAACGAATTCTGCTGCTTCTGACGAATCGAAATGCATTCTTATTTCTTCAATCTTCCAATGAAATGTGAAAacagtcaattttttttattacacaaaTCCAAAATTCTTCGTTTTGATCGCTAGTAGAAGTTTCTGTCTCAAAACTGTTCTGCTGCTATAAAGTGGGATGTACAATCGCGATATGCAGGTGTTAGCTGTTGGTAAATGAGCGTCATCTGCCGGGCGGATAGTCACTGAAGGCATTGGCTGGAAACCATCTTCGCTTGCTGGTAGAGCTGGGGAGCCCGTCCAAAAGTACAccttaaaataaacaaatataataattcttatATAAAGAATATATAGAATCGGAAAACTAAATCTCCTCAAAATTATAGAACTCTAGAAATCATAAGACTTTAAATTTTCccatcaaattttcattaattcttcTAAAATTCCCATTCAAATGTTAGTATCTGATGAATATTagtaattttctatttgtaaacTATTTTGTCACTATTATCACttgtttttttggtatataactAATAAATTGGTAATATATTCTGTGTTATATTGTAAGAGTTTTCAGCAATCCATACATTCCACTTACATCTCGAATCATACAaccacatttttcaaaattttgactaGTAGTAGATTGTATAGGAACTGGCCTATATCTCATTTTATAGCACAAATTTCaatgaattgataaaaaagtaGGAAATTATTACCAAGTCTTGCCTTTCGATGTGagtcattttttcaactatAGACCATAACCATCTTTTAAATTTGACAAGTCTGTCGCTGCTTTCTCCAGATTCGTCATTAAATGACGTATATGAGATCAAAACGGCGACATTTATATCTCCAACTCCGTTCAAAAGTAGTCTCAAGTCTTCAGCTGTCAAACCATCCAAAGAACCTTCCGGAAGGACGTCAAACACACCGATTTTTATatgctaaaaaatatatttataaaaaatacgaaacaaTAGTTTGAATATTATAAACTATTTACCTCTATTGCTTTTTCCTGAACTTTTATCATCCTATAATAAGCATATTTCCTAACGTAATCATATACATTGCTAGATGTTACTTCTAAATCTTTTCCCCCTGGGACCAATTCTACTGTACCTCCTCCTTCTTCGGGGAATAAATCAATTCTATAAAATCAAACACGTATTAAAACATTGATATACCTCTAAAATGTGGGGATGTAAggataaaatataaacttacGTAAAGTTGAGTTCTAATGCTGAAAATAAGCTTTTGCTATCTTTAGTTTCAGCACCAACTACTAGCTGCCTCAAAGATTCGTAAACTAACGAATCAAAAAATGCCAGGTC belongs to Diorhabda carinulata isolate Delta chromosome X, icDioCari1.1, whole genome shotgun sequence and includes:
- the LOC130902582 gene encoding nuclear cap-binding protein subunit 3-like encodes the protein METDKERPNIRIEIQNEKMDVEESENEDGEIVDEEPGQVISVPKNSNRIVFTTGINIFDQEEQRKLQERAKRFALKPDEIHSFTDTDLEDLRESLGITEENENIVRFDTVHLLGTKDMLIEDILEYFAKYAPTEIEFVDEQSCNVKWIENISAARAMFYSSKAVNGMPVREQFHVKDFLENDMEEAPGQSILLKSRTVELKIDDVVPTTEKKFKNGIDISEINVPIPPGYWRMGDKHPKAKCLLLRFAFKTDKKPYGIETFAKYYKKLGMTKAQIDKRREPGGIFDRNKDLPKDKNPWGSLAKNWDQDVNLRETIPNSGEVVEIKNSSLATRLGVKEKVASDNEIEVVEAETTIKKPKGRSMRMRMYADEEEERIKNRKAIQKIKKQTEKLTTEPKDLRAILSMNNYSQPIEIIDLVQDDLGKKLKNRSRQMVVSIERDPWEIHHERKENIRSDIRSVLNKRRERSPIVERRPVRYRDRSPIRMYESPLRRRSPVNRRHRSPERTVRYNRYARYLHEGHGSDDDSRRTSKPKSKVAVVIKKQKKPTVASTIWSRVHESESEESSSGSEETSKSESEEESSSSSEESQSESESESSSSEETSVGIRRPGFEYNGMKMNPSRLKITMSNDRYKR